A region of the Candidatus Obscuribacterales bacterium genome:
CAATCCAGGCGCGGGTGCCGTCGGGGCCGATGGGGAAGGGTGCGCCGATCAGCTTACACTTGCGGCGGCGCATCAGGGTGGTGGCGGTGCGGGAGAGGAAGGGGTTGACCCCAAGGGCGTAGTAGCCTTCTTCAATCACCGGCAGTTCGGTGTAGCGTTTGGCGGGTAGCCAGCCCGATACTTTGATGCCCTGTTTTTTCAGTTCGAGGGTGAGCTGGGTGACCACGGGATCGGGCACCGAGCCAAATAAGACGAGGGGCGGATGGTCTACATACTCAGATTCTTCTTGAGCGATTTCTTCCGGTTTGCGGCCAAAGCTCAGCAATTTCTTGATGGCGTTGCGATCGCCCTTTTCGGTTTCTTCCGCAGCAGTGGGTTGTTGGGTGGGGCAGCGCTGGGCCATGGCAGCAAGGACGGTGTCTTCTCCTTGGGTGAAGGCATAGTCAAGACCATTGGCGCGGGCAACGACGATAGGGATACCGATTTCCGATTCCAGCTTAGGTGCAAGACCCTCCAGATCCATTTTGATGATCTCGGTGGTGCAGGTGCCGATCCAGACAATCACGCTGGGGTTGCGATCGCGCTTAATTTGTTCGCATAGGCGCTTCAGTTCAGCATAGTCATTCAGCTGTGCGGAAATATCGCCTTCTTCAAGCTCTGCCATGGCATAGCGAGGTTCAGCAAAAATCATCACCCCCATGGCATTTTGCAAGAAGTAGCCACAGGTTTTGGTGCCAATCACCAAGAAGAAGCTATCTTCAATTTTTTGGTAGAGCCACGCCACGCAGCTAATGGGGCAAAAGGTATGGTAATTGCCAGTTTCACACTCAAAATTAAGCTCTTGAGGTTGGGGGGTCGCCAAGGTCATGGATGGTAAAACTCCTGGGTATGTGGATGGGCAGGATAGTGGAATTAACGTGCGTTCGACGGAGATCGTCAGATTCTTGGATCACCCTGATCTGGTCGAAGGCTGGAATATGGGCTGAACCAGGCTCAGCCTGAACGGTACGTTCACTGGGATAATGTCTGCTGGAGAGCGATCGCTGGCCGGATGTCTGTAGAGTCTGCATCT
Encoded here:
- a CDS encoding ferredoxin:protochlorophyllide reductase (ATP-dependent) subunit N, with the translated sequence MTLATPQPQELNFECETGNYHTFCPISCVAWLYQKIEDSFFLVIGTKTCGYFLQNAMGVMIFAEPRYAMAELEEGDISAQLNDYAELKRLCEQIKRDRNPSVIVWIGTCTTEIIKMDLEGLAPKLESEIGIPIVVARANGLDYAFTQGEDTVLAAMAQRCPTQQPTAAEETEKGDRNAIKKLLSFGRKPEEIAQEESEYVDHPPLVLFGSVPDPVVTQLTLELKKQGIKVSGWLPAKRYTELPVIEEGYYALGVNPFLSRTATTLMRRRKCKLIGAPFPIGPDGTRAWIEKVCSVFGIEPQGLEEREQTIWESLEDYVSLLRGKSVFFMGDNLLEISLARFFIRCGMTCPEIGIPYMDKRYQGAELQLLQKTCEEMGVPLPRIVEKPDNYNQLQRIQEQNIDLVITGMAHANPLEARGINTKWSVEFTFAQIHGFTNARDVLELATRPLRRNQSLKDMGWSQLVKEEAKV